GGGGAGGCATATTTTTGCACTTGCAGTATACAAGCTTGAAATTAAATGTCATCGCAAAGGGATTGTAGgtagataaaaaaaacttttcaccAACAAGAGCTGCAGACACAAGAATATCCAAAGAGTTGTTAgatgttttgtacaaaaaaataaaccctTTGTCTTAAGATCCTggacaaaaatgtcattttcagGAGAGAGTCTCATGATTAAAAGCACGAGACTTgcttaaaacaaaaccaaaacataaaaaaatcctTCAACCTGAGTAGTTCTTGAAGCTATAATCAACATGTTGTTTATGTAGGAGATTCCTCAGAGAGAATAAGGTGGTTCCAGAGAGAATAGGGACAGATACAATGATGATTTGCTATAATAAATGCAAAGTAGAAACCAACTAATGAATGCAAAATGTATTCTTAGGGCTTCTCTATACCTACTTTTTGTCCCAattgtttgtttcaaattttataaaaatgtcatttttttaactatttttttagtttcattgCGGACCAAGAGACTCATTCAGATGGTGGAAATGAAGAAGTAAGCTTGATTTACAactcaatataatttttataaattcatatattgtttttcttttaagatccCAATTGGTATATGTCAAGTCTACAATGGCACGACTTGTGAGAAATACCTTAAAAACGAAACTGTGTTTATCCCACCGAATTTAACACTCAACGAACTAGAAGAACGCCTTAAAGCCGCTTATGGCGTCATAAAAGAATCAAAGTTTGTgtacaaatacattttatttttaatttaattcttattcTATTTTCCTTTGTCCTTATGCTCTATAGAGACATGAATCAAAATTGTAGGATATATGCACTGCCAAGTTTATGTTACAGTACACTGCCTGTATGCCGAACTCCGGAACGtacaaatcttttatatttttcaaatcgcGCCACCCACAAGGAACGcaaatcaacgaaaaaaaatcaagcagGTCATCATAATGAATCATCAATCGGAAATCATATAATCGATCGAAGGCGAAAACGATTCCTCGAGAAGAACACTAAAGAGAGAAAACTCTTTCTCAAGCGTAAATCGACAATAGCATACGATGACATCTTTACTGGTGAGATATCCAGCCAATATCCACCGACACGTGAATCGGAAAATTTGAGACGTATTTGTCGGGATGAATGTGAACTGCTGGAAAATGAATTGTGCCAAAAGGAATATGCTATAGCTAAAAGGCATCCAACCATTGGACAGAAATTGCCATTGGAAGAATGTCAGAGTTTGCCTCATGCTAGTGATTGTTCTTCCTTTGGAATTGCAATCGATGTCAATCCAGAGGAGCATTGTTATTGGGGATACGGTTCAGAGTATCGTGGTACATTGGCTGTATCGGCTTCAGGAAAACCTTGCCTTCGGTGGTCATGGTTGATGAAGGAAATATCCGATTACCCAGAACTTGCTGGACAAAATTATTGCAGGTGGGTGGTGGTGTTGAAAACACAGAATGCcttcgataaatttaatttaataaaaaatatcattgtttcAGGAACCCTGGAGTGACTGAAGAAAAACCATGGTGTTTCGTAGACGACAAGTCTTTCGAGAAAATAATTGAACACTGCAATATACGCAAGTGTGCTGATGAGTTGTGGTTTTATATTTATCTATCGATTGCAACGATTATCTTTATACTTCTTTTGTATGCTGGAATAGTGTACTACAAGAAGCACATGAATGACGGGAtgacaaatattcaaaatgtaagttttatgaAGCTTCATTGAGGCGCATATGTTCACATGGGAACCTTTCTTTCAGATAAACACTCCAAATGCAGATAAAAATATCTACGGTAACTCACAAATGAATTCTTCCCTTGAAATGGCTCGTTTGAATGGCGGCAATGAGAATTCAAGCTTTGCCCAAAATCTAGACCGGAGTTCACTTCTTAGAGTGGCACAGTTTACTCTACAGGACGTAGAGTTCGTCGAAGAAATCGGAGAAGGAGCATTCGGtataaaaaacacattaaaagtTTTTCCACTTTTTTCATGTGCCTTCCTTTATTCATTGAACAGGAAAAGTATACAAAGGTCAACTCACCCAATCGACTGGGGAGAAAATCTTCGTTGCCGTCAAGgctttaaaagaaaatgctTCACTTAAAACTCAACAGGACTTCCGACGTGAAATCGAATTGATTTCCGATTTGAAACATGACAATATTGTTTGCATTTTGGGTGTTGTTCTAAATAAGGAACCATTTTGCATGCTCTTCGAATACATGTCCCAGGGCGATCTTCATGAGTTCCTTATTGCTAATTCCCCTACCGAGAGCAAATGTTTAAGTCAGTTGGAATTTTTACATATCGCATTGCAAATTAGCGAAGGAATGGAATATTTATCAGGACATCATTATGTCCATAGAGATTTGGCAGCTCGAAATTGTTTAGTTGGAGAAGATCTTACAGTGAAAATATCAGATTTTGGTTTATCACGAGATATTTATAGCTCGGATTACTATCGGTAAGTTCAACTATAGGGAGGAGAATAAGAAGAACAGGTATTATATTACTTTAATTTTAGGGTTCAATCAAAATCATTGTTACCTGTACGATGGATGCCATCAGAATCGATTCTTTATGGAAAATTCACAACAGAAAGTGATGTTTGGTCATTTGGGGTGGTCCTTTGGGAAATTTATAGCTATGGAATGCAGGTTTGTAACCTATTCTACATTTTGCTACAAAACCTACAAAGTACTGAATATTTCGTCTCATTTTCAGCCATATTACGGTCATAGTAATCAAGAAGTTATCAATATGGTCCGATCTCGTCAGCTTCTTGCCTGCCCAGAAGCATGTCCAACAGCTGTTTATTCCCTAATGATTGAATGTTGGCATGAACAATCGGTACGTCGGCCATCATTTTCAGAAATCAGTCATCGATTAAAAGTATGGCACCAAGCACAGAAGAAACTGATATGTCCATCACAAATGACACAGTCCTTCCATTCAAATAATTCAACATTAGCAATGAATTAAGATTTCATACAAACCAAAACGGTTATTTGATCTGTACTTATAAGTCCAACACTCTTAAGCAAAAGTTATAACACATCTCCAAActgatatttaataaaaatagtactaagttttttttaacaataaatcgaCGAAGAACTTCCAtcgaaaaaataattgcatttaccttaaaaacaataaaaacaagtgGTAGAAAGTGTTCAGAGAAAAATCAActaaatggaattgaaaatattcaacatACCTAGGGGCAAAGTCATGCTTTTATGGTAGTGACGAAGCAAAACCCTTTAAAACTAtacaaatccaaaaataaaagctaTGGTTGTTTGGAATATTAAGTTCCCTCATATCTTCctgttaaataattattaacttaaACTCTAAAACAGATAAAATCTGATTCTGCAGAAGTTAAAAACCTTTAATGGTTAACTTAAAAATGACTGACTTACACATGCGTTGACTTGAATATCGATTTTTGTTACAGAGAAATTGTTACTTCATCTCTTTATGCGTTTAAAACGATAAAACGAAAcaagagttttgtttttgtagcttttttgcGCCAGCTAAAGCATAAGCCACTTTGtacttttaacaaaactagcCTTGGCTTTTTTCGTAATCAAgcttttgcttttatttaaacaaagaatgaagaaacttttttgaacagatataaaaaaataagcaaaaatcgtataaattaacaattttaaataaaacaaaacaataatggaGATGAAGGgaccaaaaataaagtttcccacgaaaaattttcaattggcaGGTCCTCATTTAAGACAACTATCAATGAAAccttatatatttgtatattatagGTAACTTCATCCAGATACtaacaaataaataacagagtgtgttctattttaatttttaagattttagttACTGTAAGATAAAAATTATCATAAGATATTtctatttaagtaaaaataaacaaacaaatatttaaagcatATAACTATAAGAATCAagtaatactttaaaaaataagctttttatatttaaaaaaaatcaaaaacaaacaaaaatatttttaaacttggttttgtaaaataaaatattataccaaatatttaaaaaaaagatatatcaAAATAGAATAACcaaatgaatttattaatataataaaaacacaaaacaaaaatatatcaataaaaagttaaaatcttttcagtaaaaaaatcaagaacCAAAATTGTAATAAACGATGCAAAAAAACATAcccacaaaatttataattaagatAATAATTTATACCTATTAACTTATAATCAAGTCCTGCGAAATTAATTTCGTTTCgacttttgttttaatgtttttttttgttttttcttttaaaaaagaagctgaTTGCCTGGGATCAAGGTAAGTTTTAAtatgtaaaacaaatattttgcaggAGAACAGTGAATCGAATGgagcaatttattattttaaaaatgttcgaaACCTCTTTCGAACTGCTAATCAAAAGTAACAGAGTAACAGCAAATATATTTGTGTATCTCGACCCGAATCGTGCCTAAGCAATACTTTTTGGCATTCATTTTatcctttttaaacaaaatttgttggtGCAGCTGccgaaatttgaattaatttaaatgattctcgagataattaaaaaatgttcaattccaactgctttaaaaatgtatcaaaactTTAAGTTGTTATTTGAAAGACACAAATAATCATCTTGAGAAGTatacaattttgtcaatataGAAGGAAGAGTAAATTCAAATGTATGGTTTTGATTCGaagagtacatttttctataaatgcAAGATGTCATAAgattcatacaaaataatataaattggtACTCAAGGGCCTTAATTACAGAACAATGATTTGGAAACTATTATTCATTTCTTTTGGgaaattaaaacacaattattaagaatatttatgaattttgtccGCCTAGCATGTTTAGTGCAATTGCGTCTATGAATTTAACcaagtattaaattttttgtttttgttttttgaatatcaaaacttaaattttgaagatcaccatattaagttatttgtttagctgccatttttttttggattcgaTTTCTCAATTATTCTCTATCACAAAAGTCAAATGGACGTGTTCGCCCAAAACCATAACGACCAAATCATAAAAtgtcataaaacccaaaaattgatcacaaagcccaaaaagtcaaaaaaaaccTATAACGAATTTCGAAACGcccaaatacttttttaaataaaagaacgcgcaaattgttagttgtcattttgctcaaaagaatttaagaattttaaatttttaatttgtgttttatgacACAACATAGGTGTTGGCCTTTGTAACATTTTTTGGGTATTACTACGATCAAAAATACTCTATTTGATGatatataaatccttcgtacgtatcacgcTCCAAAAatccatttgtttacattgttgtagttgtaatgtggacgaattcaacgagaaaaattgacgtgttttcatttcaatttctaagtttttaagagaaatttaataaaattagaggAGAAATCACACGCATACTTAAATAAGTTTATGAGTCCGATTTCcagtttagcttgtaggcaaaccaatatggctaccgaggatttatatctttactagagtgtttttgactTCGATTGTGATTGCTACCGTTTCTTATGTCTTATCACCCAAAGACATATAACCCAAATTATAAAATGACATAAAGCCCATAAAGAGAAACGTCACTAAGAAAAAGCCACAAAGCCTAAATAAAATggtcaggttcagacaacataaaggaatttatttgcagtcaactgcgttctttgaacgtaaatctTAACCTAGTCAACTAGGTAgtttatcaaaacggcgcactacagcgctaattggatctcaggctaggttgccttgagatcgccatttctacctaccaacTAGGTAGTTTTTAAAGTGTCATCCATTTCAAAcctggaactttacttcacaaacctctaacTTCAGTATATCAtgcaaaaactttcaaaaatattattatcttcaaaacactcctcaggcaatgTATAAGTCCATAACGATTTGCATTTCGTATTGTAATAAagtagagtaataaagttcagctttcagttgaatcaacaaacatgatcagttgtcattttgacataagtagatttgagttgatagttagggagatttttcttgaataattttccagtcaactttccaacaaAGTTGTCTTAATTAGAAAGCAAGGAAACTTCCCTTTCTTTCAAGTCTTATGTAGCCCTGAATCTGCGCAATGTCATATCACCCAAACCAACTTTGAACGTAGTAACACTCAAACCCTCCCATACACAAATCACTGTTTATAAGCATAAGCAAGCAAAccatttcgttttatttcattatGAAAATTGGGTTTGTTTCACTttctaaaagtaaaataaagacaaacatATTTGTTATGCTTTCTTGCCGTTCGGAGTTTTTAGGGCATCTGACATTTgtttagtttaatattttttgggcGATACAATTTCAAACTCAAAATGtcgtacaaataaaaaaaacaatttctcatAATGCCCAATTCGACTGACGTTTGACACCGATTGGATGGATTAacttagtatttatttatgatcGATTATCGATATGTTCACTGAAATGACTTGTGTGGTATTGGACTAACTATTTTTGCATTgttatagtttaaaataaataatcttttagtatCCTCTCTAAAACTAcattatgtataaaaaatatgatgtatTGAGTAATGACCGGGGTTaaataccttaatttttttaattatattttggaCTTGTTGTTGAGGATTTTAAATTAGGACGCGTTCACGAAATGATTTTCTATGCGTGTGTactgatttcatttaaaatgtaccttattaataaattatattgtttaacGGACACACAAAACAGcttagttttagtattttattcatttttattaagtcAAGATTTAAGGCATTAAATTGCTAGCAAAGCCAATTCTGCACCTTAGTGATTTGGAGCTTGAACTAGGAAAAACTTTATCTAAAactaagaaagaaaattatttgaggttttgtttctttttactaCTTTTTCCCAAAGTTGCGTTAATTAATCTTGAcaactgaaaataattttaaacagagTGATAGTTATAAATTCATATCTGTTTTCTGGAAGTgttataacctttttttaaaattgtgaaattaaTAATTCGATTGATTTtcatctttgtttttgttgctttcgaaggccattttaaaaattttttaacgGAAAAGCTATAATCCGTTCATTGTGTTACCGTACAAAATTTCATCTTCGTCAACTTTGTGAGAAATCGTACTATGACTTCAAAACACAGTTTACTTATTCTTTTATAAGAGTTGTGTTGATTGAGGGATATTATTTGAAGTGTGTATTTCAATACtgtcaaaaactaattaaatttcaaaaatagtttttgtatgACATTAGGTCAGTAATTTGAgcatttaaaaggtttgaatgttacaatttttaaaacaataaatcgaTTGTGCTACCATCTCATTTTACTTATTGGtttttactaacaaaaatttgttggaaaagtttttcgaacttgaatcaaatttctaaatatgtatgttcaaaaagtacccatTGCTAAAAACTAACCAAAAAGGTATTGATttgatagctttaaaaaaaaaacttacctgtGATGCCCGACGTGATGGACTTGTTGCTTTACTTGTAGCTGCTGTTACATTTCCAGTATTAATACTCTCCGCACTTTCAATAACTTCCATAGTAGCTGTAGCTGGCTTTGGCAAAGCTGGTTCTGGTTCTTTTTGAGTTTCCACAATAACTGGAGTTACAGTAGCCGAAGTAGGTGAAGTAACCAAAACTGTAGgagcaacattttcaattattggTTCCGTTGACAATGGTTGACTTAAAGTTTGAGCTGCGgcagctgctgctgctacttCTTCCAGTTTTGCTTGTTTGATTGCATTACTTTCAACTTTATCGGCAATCTTGCGTTTAAATGCATTCAAACTATTATCtacaaagtaaaaatatacattttcaataaaaaaaaaaaacttatggaTAGAATGCAATTGTAacttaccatcaatttttgctTTATTAAAAGCAAATGGACTATTtgccaaattattcaaaatctgATTGAAAAGATCTCCAACTTCTCGAGATATTTCTTTATCGTGTTCAAGGAATTTAATTATTGCTGCATTTGTTCTATAGAACATTTCAAGAGCTTCTACGGATAAGGTTGTTGGATTACTGTGGTTGATTTTTATTGGATAAGTTGCATTGTTTTCGTAGAGATAATTTGCAGCCTTGAATTAAAAGTATATCCATACATTAATAAAGATTCATTAATACATGAAAAGGTACCTACTTTTAAGTAATGATTCATATAAATCGAAGGTtgttcttttcgtttttcacCAATTTTACCCAGCATATATTGATTCAACCACTTTTCATCGTGAGAGTCATTATCATCGTCGTTTTCGTCTTCCGTTTGATTTTGTAGCATGACATCACCTTTAGTAAAACAGTCATTggcaatttttaagaaattctctTTACGATCTTCAACAGCCGTGAACCTTAACGAAAACCAAagtcaaaaatctatttgatgTATGCCTTTAAAACTTACTGTTCCAGCGAAAGAGTATCTGATGAATGTTTCAAATCTCTAGAACAAAACGAATGCAATGTATAAGCAAATGATCCATATTCTATCCAGACTAACACTTGTTCATGGTTCAACTTGGTACATTGTTTGAAACATCGAATAGTATCTTCGCACTCGTTCATAAATGCAGGATTTCTTTgaggaaaaaaaacataaaaataaaattccagaaAGCTAAACgctatttaaaagaaaaaacctacTCAATCGTTAAGAATCCATTTAGTTTAGTTTCGATTTTGCTAGCTTTGGATAAAGCCATTCCAGCCCAAGAATCAAAACGATCTGGATGACAAGCTAAATCCAGTGGGTAATACTTTAAGGTTTTCGAGAAATCCCTactcttaaaataataatctgCCAGCAGATAGTAGATACATGATATTCTATATGGCAAGAGAACACAATCATCTGGTAGAGAATCCCTGGAGCCCGATATGAAATCATGAATATTCGAGATCACCGTAGTGGGATCCATTTCCTTTGGAATCAATGGAACAATCTTAAGCAATAACTGTTCCATATCAGCTGAAATCGATTCGAGTTTGTAGGAATTAAATTCTGGTAGATTTTCTGGTCGATAGAGATCAAAGAGTTGAATTGCTCTCTGCCACGTCAGCTCTACTGATGTTGCTTCGTGTTCTTCAATGTGCCTTGATCGAGCTTTTTTCGGTGGATAGCCATAAAGACAGTAAGTTGTCTGTTCCATATATTCCATCACAATATCACGACACGAATCATAGAGAGGGGCTCTTAAATTTGGCGCAATCATTTCGATGGTGTACAAAAGTAATTGTCCACTGTCACGTGTACACCACTGACGCTTGCCGAGGAACTCATGGGCAGTAAAAAGCGTTAAAAATGAATGAGGTAGTAGATCTTCGATTTCTTCAGTATCCATTGTGACATCAAGTGGACGAGTTTTTATAACAATTGGACTATTGTGTTCTTCCCTAAAagtttatcaaattttttttaaaattataatttcaatatttttttttaaaataattatacctTAATAAAACTTGATGTAATACGACCCATGGACGCTTTATCTCTAATGGGTGTTGGGCattgttatttttatcaaatggGGCATCCAATTGATGAGCCAAGAGCTTGATAATATTTTGCACCAAGCGAGGCAAATACTTTTCTAGATGAtccacttaaaatttaaaaataaaaacattttatgtttcAGTTCACgctcaatttttgaaagaaaagaacacgtttaaacaaaacaaatttaagataaaGAGACCCTCAACGTCAAAAATCCCACGTTTAAATAGGTTAACAGCAtacgttttgtttttagtacACAATTATTCTGTATGCACTCATGCGATCAAATTTGATTGGTTTATCGATTGAGTGATATATTTAACTCTTACTTCATGAAACGACCTAAATAAGTCGAAGGTTCCGCTTATTACAGTTGACCAATCAATGGCGAGAATTAAACAATTTGACAACATCTTCTTTTTAGTACATCGTACAACGAAAATTCGTTGTTTCTCGGATTCGGATGGTGGTTTCTAAGAGCTAAGCAATTCTGTTAAGCAATTGTTATGAAAAtcggatttaaataaataaattaggcggCGCAACAGTTCTCAATGTAcgaagtgacttacaactctcaactattcttgtgtgcgagtactgtcagggatggagggagctacagttttaagccataTCCGAACAACTAATTTGGAAAAGCAAAAACTAACCATCATCTCATGGGTATTACAATAATAGCAGCTAATTccgtgttttatttattttggctCATATTTAGGGTGCAACTTTATTTTCTACGAAACATTAGAAAATTCTGATGTTTTGTTGTAGATCTAGGCCGTTTAGAACGCGGTTTATCTTCAAGTGTTTTGGTATTTTagccttttaaaatttgaatataatgggtgatatttgaaattatggttTCAGCGGCTTATTCAATTTTCGACAAGTTAAACCGCCCTCCAGATCTTTCCCAATCTCGCAAATTTCTCCTTTCTTTTCTTCTGTcttttatttacgtttttttttgtagacatCTAATAATAAAGATTTGCTTCGTTCTTTGTATTGCCAATATTCCAACATACTGGAAAGcctgtttttatataattattcaAGCAATGCTCGTCTTTTTAAGACCCACAATTTCTGCTTTTCTCTCTACTCTTGTAGTTTCTTGATAGAGATCTATAATCCCACGAGAGTACGAGCATACATCCTAAAATGGCTGTCTGCAGCACATCGCCCAGCCTCATTCCACTTTGGACTTCAACTCTACTGACAACCTACCTCTGTATAAAACGCTACTTTATACCTTTCGTAGTaacatttataatattcaaGATACTCATCTTCCCAGGACATTAATATGAATTTGTCGCAAATAAGCAAGAAACCCTCTATATCTTTCAACGAGTGTCGTTATAATGTGAGAAAACCAGTTAACTCTTTTGTTACTTAAGGGTCATCCCTTTGAACTAGTTGGAGATTTTAAAAGCCGTTTACGACTTACAAGACAAATTAATTCATTAACTCAAAGCCCATGCAAAAATTAAGTCAATAATCAAGggtaaactcaaatttttgtcCTACATTACAATTGCTCTTTTTCTATGCGaaactttagaaaaatctaCTTACATATTTCGGATCCTTCATTTAGAATCAAAGCTTCTAGATaagtaaaaatatagtttatgtTTTCTGCCCACTTTCTCTGCCTGTATGTCTCTCCAGTTTCGCCAGTGTATTTTGCAACGGCATATTGCATGCATCTTTCTGCCCAAATAAGACATTcctaaaaatatcaacaattaaaaaccCATAAATTAGTTAGACACTTATGAATatataagtaaatataaatCACAAACCTCAAAGTCTCCAGTTTGCCAAATAGACTCCAACAAAACTTCAAATTGTGTTTGAAGATCTTTAACCCAAGCTTCACTATCTTTTACCTCTTTGCTATGGATGAGGCTGTCCTTCAGAATCACAATGAGTTCTTTCCATTGTTTTTGCTCATACAAATCCCTCACTTTATTTAAtccaatttttctaagaaatgcATTTTTAGTTAAGTGAAATTGATTTAGGATTATGACTTTAACTCACCTCTGTGTTTCAGTTCTTGTAACTTTAACAGTTTCCCGATCAAGATAATTTAATTCTTCTTTCATATTTGGTAATTCCAAAGAAAAATCTTCACTCTGTTCGCTTATTAATTCCTCCAAATGTTGTAGACTTTCAACACATTGACTCAAACGATTCTCATATTTCGCCCAACAATATTCCATGTGTATCAAACGAATAATATTACGTTCGTAGAGATCATCGGAAATGACATAAGCACATCCAGAATTAAAGCTGAGATGTGTGAATAGCTTTTGCCATAGTGCACTTATTTCGCTAATggtcaaatcaaatttaaaataaatacgactttaacacaaaaaaaaagaggttatTATTACCTATCTGATTTGATACTCTTCTCGAGGTCCAGTTCCATGAAGAACATGCACATCCGATAAGAAGCATTGAAATTATCATTAGACAATTGATTCCATGTAACCAATTCATAGTGGCTCCTACGTAGAGATATAAGAACTAAGCCTCTAAAAATATGGAGAATATGTTCAACTTACAAATAATATGAGCAAATTTCATGATATGCATCCTTCATCTCATCTCCCATAGATTTGTCCCAATATTTCGAAACGAATTTGAGCCAACGAAAAATGAGGAGAATCAAATCGAATGGTCGGGATTTCATCTTTTCGAGAAATCTAATGAAATCATCTTGAGTTTCACTCTGAAATTCTTCGAAAGATGCCAATTTCTCTGATGATAGCTTCCTGACAGATGGTTGTCGTTCACTTGTTGGACACTTTTCATCATTTTCAACAGATTTAAATGGCCATTCGTCTTCAAAAGTTTCactacaaaaaattacaataagatTATGCAGTCCATGGAAAAAGAAACTTCAACTTACTCAGTAAATTTGCCAAAAATCCGTTTCAAGAAGCCATTCAAAGTGGTATCGATTTCCGGTCTATCCTGTTGACTCTTCTTTCTCGAGGTATGTCGTCGATTCTTATGCCAACCCCATTGTTCTAGGAAACTCAAATCACTACATCGCCGTCTTGGCTTTGGTTTGCTTGTCTCAGTCTCTTGTTTTGCATTGGTATCCGAGTCCTCAGCATTCGAATCATTTCCTTGCTGAGGAGTTCTCGAACCGATGTTATCAGTGGACGGTGCTATAAATACAGCTGCATCATTCCCCGAACTGGCACTCTCTTCTTGTTGACTATTACTCGCCGGCGATTGATTCGAATTGCTCGATGGTTCATTTGAGTTTTCATTGCTTTCGGCCAACCCAACATCCTGTGGGTTGGGGTCAGTGTCTCGCATAGGTTTCTCATTGTCTTCATCTTTTGGTTGCTCAAGGAAATCATCGACACTCAGAATGAAGAACAGACATTGTTTTGTCTCATGTAAATGATTGTACACTGAAATAATGTACTTTCCAATCGAAAGCCAATCAAGCTGCTTCACACGAAATTGTTCAAGATCTGGTTTGACCATTTTAGTGTCTTTCTCTGGAATGTCTCGAGCTTCGGGAAATACACTTTTCTTTCCCTTACTAGTGCGACCTTTTGGTTTAACAAATGGAGTGCTCCAAATTGTTTGATAGAATTCAATGAGATCAGGAA
This window of the Eupeodes corollae chromosome 3, idEupCoro1.1, whole genome shotgun sequence genome carries:
- the LOC129948819 gene encoding tyrosine-protein kinase transmembrane receptor Ror, encoding MFMQQMLSYIAVFFIAAGYQDKPFLRTTLMLVKASSVVDVNVNIAIASSSKDNFNDNNNKELGISAIRQSNGFIADQETHSDGGNEEIPIGICQVYNGTTCEKYLKNETVFIPPNLTLNELEERLKAAYGVIKESKDMNQNCRIYALPSLCYSTLPVCRTPERTNLLYFSNRATHKERKSTKKNQAGHHNESSIGNHIIDRRRKRFLEKNTKERKLFLKRKSTIAYDDIFTGEISSQYPPTRESENLRRICRDECELLENELCQKEYAIAKRHPTIGQKLPLEECQSLPHASDCSSFGIAIDVNPEEHCYWGYGSEYRGTLAVSASGKPCLRWSWLMKEISDYPELAGQNYCRNPGVTEEKPWCFVDDKSFEKIIEHCNIRKCADELWFYIYLSIATIIFILLLYAGIVYYKKHMNDGMTNIQNINTPNADKNIYGNSQMNSSLEMARLNGGNENSSFAQNLDRSSLLRVAQFTLQDVEFVEEIGEGAFGKVYKGQLTQSTGEKIFVAVKALKENASLKTQQDFRREIELISDLKHDNIVCILGVVLNKEPFCMLFEYMSQGDLHEFLIANSPTESKCLSQLEFLHIALQISEGMEYLSGHHYVHRDLAARNCLVGEDLTVKISDFGLSRDIYSSDYYRVQSKSLLPVRWMPSESILYGKFTTESDVWSFGVVLWEIYSYGMQPYYGHSNQEVINMVRSRQLLACPEACPTAVYSLMIECWHEQSVRRPSFSEISHRLKVWHQAQKKLICPSQMTQSFHSNNSTLAMN